The genome window TACACACTTATAGTTGATCGCAATAACAGCATCATTACTTTTCCCGCAAATATGCTTAACTTAGATAAAAAATATATTTCATTAGAAGAGATTAAAGATAACTTTAAAGATTTTGAACTGATTTATTCAAATCTTTCTAACATCAACAATGATAAAATTAATCTAGCAAAGAATATTAATTTAAATGACTTTGATCAAATTGTAAAAAAAATCACATCGCCTAAAATTTCTCTTAAAGACGCTTACTTAATAGCCACTAACATTATTATAAATGAACGAGACAAAGACAAAATAGCAGAACCGATAACATTTGAAACGCTTAGTGAATCCTTATTAAAGCAAACATCATATGTAACTATCGTAGAAATGCCTCGCACAATGTGGAAATTTGTGATGGTGACACCTTTAAAAGCGATTGAAGGTTACTCCGATACAATGGCATGGAGACTAGGCTTAACATTGCTTACCGTTATAATAATAATATTTACAGGCTTTTTTATTAAAGTTAGAAGGTATTTAATCGACCCAATTTCTGACATTATATCAAAGCTTAAAAGTAATCATTTAAATAATGAAGTATGCTATTTATCCGAAGAACGAAACGATGAGTTAGGACAAATTGCATACTGGTATAACAGGCGCACAAAAGAATTAATTGAGGCAAAAAAAGAGTCAGACTATCAAAATAATACTAAACGAGACTTTTTGGCAAATACATCCCATGAACTTAGAACACCACTTAACAGTATCATAGGAATGACTGACTTACTGATTGTAGGCAGTAAAGATCAGGACACCATAAAAGGACTAAATATTATCCTGGAATCCTCTCAAAGCCTGCTTGAAATTGTAAATGATATTCTGGATATCTCAAAAATAGAATCAGGTAGCGTGATACTGGAAAGAGTAGCATTTTATCTTAATTCAAATTTAAACAAAGTTATAATCCCTTTAATTCCCCTTGCTGATCGCAAAGGTTTAATGGTTAAACAAAATATGCAAATTCCGTATAACATGGTAGTTTGGGGTGATCCTTTAAGGCTCAACAGGATTTTTATGAATTTAGCTGCCAATGCTATAAAATACACCGAAAACGGCACTATAAAATTTAGTTTAAAAACCAGTGTCGATGGAAACAAAGTACTTTTAACAATAATAGTTGAAGACACTGGCATAGGAATGACCGAAGAACAAAAAGGTCGCATCTTTTCAAAATTTGCCCAAGCTGATAATTCAATAACGCGTAAATATGGCGGCACAGGCTTAGGGTTAGCTATAACCAAGCAGCTAATAGAGATGATGAACGGTACAATTAAAGTTGAAAGTATGTACGGCGTTGGAAGTAAGTTCATAGTCAATATACCTTTGGATATTGCAGATGAAAAATCTGTTACCGACAAAGATCTGCAAAGGGATGTTATCCCAACAGGAACTCTGGATTCTAAAACAGTCAAAATCCTAATAGCTGAAGATCATGCACTTAATCAGGTATTTGTAAAAAAACTTATGGATATTCTGGAAATCCCTAATATTCATATCGTTGATAATGGAAAAGAAGTTGTAAAAGCGTTTAATGAAGGTAATTTCGATATAATAATTATTGACGGTCATATGCCCGAAATGAGCGGCTATGATGCCATAAAACTTATCAGGGAAATTGAAGAAAAAAACAAAACGCCAAGAATTCCTATTGTAGCAATGACAGCAAATGCCATGATGGGCGAAAGAGAGAGGTTTATAACCTTAGGCGCAGATGAATATATTAGCAAACCTGTTGATCGTAAAACATTTATTAAAATAATGTCCAGATGGATTAAGTTCGGCAATCTTTCAAGCAATCCACATAATACCAGCCAGAATGTTGTAGAGAGCTTGGATAAAAACCTGCCAGTTTTAGAAACATCAGTACTAGACAGTTTCTTTGCTGACAAAAGCAACCATAGCGCTGAAGTTAAAGAGTTAGTAGACATATTCAATGAACAAACGCAATTACATTTGCAAAAACTTTCGACTTTACTTATTGATGGCGAGTCTAAGGAATGGAGGGAAATCTCGCATTTAGTCAAAGGTGGAGCAGCAATTATAGGCGCAAGGAAGCTTGCTGGAATAGCTGCAATTTCTCAGAAAATGGAAAACTCAAATAAAATTGACCGAGAAAATGTATTTAAAGAATTGCAAGATGCCTATAAAGAGGTATCATTAGAACTAAATAATTTAACAAACTCTAAACAGGAAGGAACAGAATAAATGAGAATAGGCACTGACGACATGGTACTTATTGCGGAAGATGATCCGATAGTCAGAACTGTAATTAATAAAACGCTTGGTGGGATAATTAAAAATGCATTTGTCACAGATGGTGCTGAGCTTATAACAAAATACAAAGAAATCTTGCCGGATATTTTAATTCTTGATATACATCTTCCAAACAAATCCGGACTTGAGCTAATTGCTGAAATTAAAAAAATAGACCCAGCTGCTTATATAGTCATGCTCAGTGCTGATAGCTCTCGTGAAAATGTGATTAATGCTATGTCAAAAGGAGCAGTAAACTTTTTAACAAAACCATTCACAAGGCATAAGCTTCTTGAAGTCATAAATAACTGCCCGACTATATCAAAACAATACGAATAATATAGTGAATTAAGTTGAGTTTTGCACAGAAATAACGAGCGATATGTAGAAAAATCTACATAAGCAAGGAAATGACGCATACAAACCTAAACTTAAAAAACTATAAAAGAAGGATGCATTTGATACATCCTTCTCAAATATTAGATTTATGCAACAGCTGCTGCTGCTTCAGCACGTTTCGCTTCTTGCCTCATTTTCTTTCTTTCTTCTAATGTTCTATGGCAATATTTTTTTGCAAGATCCTCGAGGCAGTCTTTGGGTATTGCAACATTAGCAGTATAGGTTAAATCTTTAATTGCCTTAAGATCTTTTACAAACTCTTTATTTGTTTTGTAACAGCTATATTGCTTGTTAAATAATATTGGCTTATAAAAACCAAGTTTACGTGCACCATACATACCAATGTCTTTAATAAGTCTAAATCCGCCTTTTACCCATGCACGCGGTCTAAACCAGTCAAGGTCTGAATCCATTCTCGAGAGTAAATCTTGCGTCTCAGAAATAGCTATAATTTTATGTTTGTTTACAGCCGTAGATACTTCTTTGGTATTTGCCAATACATCTTTAAACTTACGAAATAAAAACGAACCTTCTGCAATCTCACCTTGTGTTCCAGTTAAAGCATTTACCAAAGATTCTTTGTGAGAGTAACCCTTATCAAGCAAATCTTGAAGATTTGACATTGCTGCGGATGTTTCCCTTCCTTTCTCTATTTCACCATATACAGCCTTCTCAATCTTTTCTCTACCAAACAGAGTCTTATCCTGCATAATTTCTTTCAAATTATGCATAGCAAGTTCAATCATCAAATAATTAGTATACTTAGAAATATCTATTTTCTTGAGGATATTGTTTACATCTACTGCATTACCAGTAGCAACAGCAGCATTTAAAATTTGAAAGTCTTTGAAATTAATACCAAATTGCTTTTGAATTATATTTTCAATATCTGCTACTGACTTACATTTTGCAAAATTGCGTATCAATGATTTAATAGAATCACTAGCCTTTTTAGGATTTAAATCAATTGCATTTTTAATGTTATTTTTGATATCAGCATCCATATGTGCAACATCAATATTCATTGATGCAGCAAGTGCATAAAGCATATCATCTTTGGTAACGCCTTCAAAACTATATTTAAATACCGCTTCCATATCAAATTTCAGAATGCTATTTAACAAATTCTTGAATGCTTTTGTTTGCATAAGCGTCACAATTGTTTCTTGCATAACACTATCAGCAATATTAGTTATCAAATTTTTAATATTAAACATTCCATTAATCGCTGTATTATTCCCCTCTAATTTTGAAAAGAGGTATCCAGCTAAAGCAAGATTTCCATGTTCATAAGCATTAAATAACTCACCAGCGTTAATGCCTGAAATTTTGAAAAATAATGCCCTAAGCCTATCCTGCAAGCTTAAATCCCTTGGGTTATTATTTTTTACAGACATAATAGCTTTAAGAGCCTGAGCCAAATCGGCGGCAGCGTGATTTGTTGCTCCTACAATAATAATCTTTGGCAATAATTTAACTGCCAAGTAATTCATTACTTCATCATCTGATGAAAGTACACTGATTTCTGTAATTACGTTAGCTATATCAAACACACCATTAATTGATCCAATATCCAACTTAAGATCTTTATTAAATGCACCATTTGTCAGCGCTTTCATATCATCAGCAAGTATGGTAACAGACTTTAAGTTAGGGGCGATAACTTTAAATATATCCCTAAATCCTTCAAATAGTTTTGCGGCAAACATTGTAAATAATTGTATATCAGACTTATCCTTGAATTTATTATTGAGCTTCTTATCTGACTTCATTAAGCGGAATACTATTTCATTAAATAGCTCTGAATTATTACCAATAATAACACTAAGTGTTCCTATATAATCAAATGATTTTAAAGTATTCTTGTTTTCGTTATTAGTAGTTTCAGCGATAATTTTAGAAATACCATCCCCGATTAATTGATTAATTTTATTCTTAAAACTGTCAGAACTAAGTATTGCAATTAATGAGGAAGGATTTGAAAGCACACCCGCGAATTTCATGACTTTATCATTCGCCAAGAAAAATGGGGTAATTTCTAACAATTCATCTGGCTCTACCAATAAACTTAAATTTAATTTTCTGAGAACTTTAATATGAGCTTCCAGTTTTTTAATAACTTTTAATTCTTCTGGTGTAGTTGCTGGATCTTTTTTCACCTTATCAATTGCTTTTAATAGCTTTCTTATCCTTAAATAACTTTTAATGTTATAAAACAATCTTAAAAATCCAAATATAGCATTAGCCATATTAAATAATACTTTAATAACAAGTTTCAAATCTATTGGGTTTATAAGCCTAGCTTGAACTGTGTTTAGTTCTTTTTTCAATTGACCTATATAGCCTCTTAGATGCTGTCTTGTCATACGGATATTATGATTATTTGCAGAGTCAATATCCCTTGCAACATTTATGATATCATCGTGAAGTTCTTCGATATATTTAGCTTTATTTAGATTTCCAAATGGATCAATGTTATTATCAAGAGACTTACGAATGTTTGTTGCACTAAAACGCGCAAGATTTGAAAGCCTGTTAATTTTATATTTTTCTCTACCCTTAAAATATTTCTCATACATATTTTCAGAATTAATATCTTCTGGTGAGAATTCCAATGCATCTTTTGCCTTATACATATTATTCACAAATAACATTCCATAAGGCTTAACGTGCTTTTTAAGTCCGCGCGCTCTACCCATACCTTGTGCAAGTTGGCTTGGGTTCAGAATTGCAGAACTTTTATCTAATGCTATAGCAAACACGTTATCAAGATTCTGATCGTTCCATCCTTCCGTCTTTTGGTTAGATATTACTATTGAACCAAAATGCAGCATATAGTTATCTTTAACCACTGAACTGTAGTTATTGTAGACTGGATTATAAACAGTGAAACCTGCCTCTTTTTGAAAAAGCGAATCTAAATCTCCACCAACAAATTCTTGCGCACGAGCATCAGTTGCTTTTTGTGTCGGATCTTTTAAATTGATAACCCTTTCCTTCATTTCGTTGAAACTACGATTTACATCACATTTATAATCACTACCTTCAAAGCTGCCAAAATGCATCATCATGATATTTTGATTAGCAAACCTGTCTAAAGTTGTCATGTCTGCTAGATCTACAGTAACGTAATCACCACCAAACTCACTTTCACCATGTGCTGATTTAGTAGACAGCCCACATTTAGTATACAAATCTTGATCTAACCAGCTACATTTTGCTAAATCAACTCTGTAGCCCTTTTTAGAACCTTCAATATAAATCTTTATTAAATCAAGAGTAATTTGCGCAAGAGACTCAGCACCCTTAGCATCAATACCACTTTTGTTATATTCTTGGTGATAAGTATACCATGCTGCAATTTGCTTAAGATTTTGTTTACCCACTTTATTACATACATTTTCAAGTTTACTAGATAGTTCGGCAGGGTCTTCATTTCTTAATCTGTCTAGTTCCACTACATCAATTTTAAGTAGCTTACACATAATATGATCAATAATGAGCTTACGGCTATTATTAAACATTATTTTGCGGCTTTTAATATTTAAAGAAGTTTTAATTTTCGCTTTTGCTATTACCTGCAAATCTTCTGGAAGTGAAGCAACTGCTTTATTTAAATTATCTTCCATTTCATTATTATGTAGCGTATCCCAATCTTTTTTGACGTTAGAATCTACTGGTCTTACTAAAAAACCTATAAGTGGAAGACCTTTAGATATTTGCTCAATTTCGTCACTTCTTGAGTTATACTGACTGATCTTACCGTTACTAATTTTATTCATATACTGAATATTTTTGTTATGCAGCATATCATTAAAAGTGAGGTAAGTATTCACCATGTCTTCATGAGAATCTGTAATCACCAGGGTTTTTCTGTTTTGCATAACAGGAACAACGTTGCGCCTTAAGTATTCATCAACTACCTCCGTTTTTTGCTCATCTGACATAGCTGAAGTATCGGGAATTGAGTAGAAATTTGCATCTGTAGATTTTTTATAAAGAACCTTTTCTTGCATCTGCTCAGCTAATGCTCTTGCCGGATCTGCAACATCTGGAGTAATAGAATCATATACAGCAAGGCATGTTGAATCATATATATCATTAGCAAAATCAGCAATTTTTTTACCAATCGAGCGCTTTTTATCTCTTGCATTTTTAAGGTCTCTTTTTTTTGCAGCAGTATTTTTTACCTTAGAAGTCTCAAATTCAGTTGGAACAGCATATCCACCTTCAATTTTCTGCTTCATTGACATTTTAACTAAAGCTTTATTACCACAGATTTTAAATGTCTCTTTATCAGGAGTCGCTGTTAGGAACATACATTTAAATTTTTTCGATAATTCCTTAATTTTTGCTGCAAAACCACCTGAATACATAGCTTTATGCTGTTCGTCAAATGATACAAATAAATCTTGCGAAGTACCCATAACATCATCAATTCTGTTTTTAAGGATTTCATTCCATGAAGATACAACAATCTTAGGTCTGTCAGTTTTTTTCATATCAGTGAAAAGTGTTGGATTTTCTGGAGCCTGACCTGCTTCAGTTTTTGGCAATCTAATGATTTTATCAGTTACATTTTTAGGAAGTAAACGTGGGAGATCCTTTCCACAAAACTGCTCTACTAAGCTTCCGCCAGGTACTGTAAAACAGCTGTTAACGTTTGACATATATAATACCAGCATCCAAACAGCCTGAGTATATGTTTTACCAGAACCTGTTGGAAGGGCAATTAACATGCTATCATCTGAATCGATATTCTTAAGCATCTCACCTAAGTTAGCAATGTGCATGCTATATAAGTCAATCTTATCTTCGCCACCAATTTTTATTGTCTCATTATAGAAATCAGTTAACTTAACACCAATTTTATTAGTGCCTTTATCATCTTCAATAACCAGATCTTTTGATGATAAAATTTTTAATTTTTCATCAGCAGTATACTGAGTTATAGGTTTGATATTAGCAACGTTTTCAGCATATGCACCATTTGGGGAAGTAAAGCTAATCTTTCTTTCACCATTAACAACGTTAACAGTTACCTGAACATTTTCACCAAAAAGGTTAACAATACCTGTTACAGGATTTTTCATAAATTCTTTGAATTTTGGCTCAGAATTTAAAAATTCCATTGATAAATAGCCATAATATACAGAAGAACCGTAATTTTTAATATTATCACGTGCCGTAGTAGATAAATGATTAACCATAGTAAAAAACCGCAAATAATTAAATTATGCACATATTTTAATCTATAATTAACTTTTTGTCAATATTTATTTGCAATTTACCGAAAGGCTAAAAAAATACTATTAAAATAGCTCTTTTTCTATAATTTCCAGCAATTTAACATTAGTTTTAGTGCATATCCAGGCGCTATCACTTAAAACAAAATGTTTAGCCCCAGATACAGGCGATGAAAGCCAGATTTGCATGGTAGGCGCGTGTTTATTTATTACATACGTACCGCTATCTGTTTCAATATACAGCACACCGTTGTTACAATCGCTATCAAGCTCATATTCGTCACATTTATCAGATATTTCAGCGATTAATTTAGATGCAATTTTATCAAATTCAGCTGTATTCATTTTCTTTTTCCTGTTTTATAAGATACTCTGGAACCACCTGACTTATAATGGATTTTATTTCAAAATCAACCTTAGAATTTAATATACTGTCGCTCAGCTTTACCCAATCTAAACGCAAATTATTTTCCACCTTTGAAAGCATAATATCCTTATGGCTTGTAGGAATAAGCTCTTCATTTTGATAGAATAATTCTTCATATAGCTTTTCTCCTGGTCTAAGTCCAGTAAATTTGACCTCAATATCCTCTCCTGGCTTAAGCCCTGCCATTTTTATCATCCTGATAGCTAAATCATATATTTTAACTGGCTCTCCCATATTTAAAACAAAAATACTACCGCTGTTTTCAGGGTGATGACTAGCAATTGACGCAGATTCAAGAACCAGCCTTACAGCCTCTTTTACGGTCATGAAATAACGTATAATATTAGGATGGGTTACAGTAATAGGCCCCCCTCTTCTGATTTGATCTTCAAATAGTGGAATCACTGATCCACTCGATCCCAAAACATTACCAAATCTTAAGGTTATAAAAACAGTTTTAGAATTTATAGCGCTATAAGCTACATATTTCTCTGCCATACGTTTTGTAGCCCCCATTACGTTGCCTGGGTTTACTGCTTTATCAGTAGAAATCAGTACAAACATTTCGGTTTTGGCTTTAGTTGCCTCATCCGCTACTATTTTAGTGCCTAAAAAGTTAATACTTACCGCCTCTTCCACGTTCTCTTCCGCAATAGGAACATGCTTTAGTGCCGCAGCATGGAATACTATTTCGGGCTTAAATTCATCAAATATTTTAGCTACTTTTTCTTTGTTTCGAACATCACAAATAATTGCTTTATATGGAATCTCAAATGAATCAAGCTCTTTACTTATTGAATATAAATTAAATTCAGAATTTTCCAGCACAATAATCTGACATGGGCTGTAGGCGGCAATTTGTCTTACGAGCTCCCCACCAATTGTACCGCCACCACCCGTAACTAATATTTTTTTCCCTGAAATAAGGGATAGTAAGTTAGCCGATTTTAGAATATTTTGAGGTCTTTCTAATAGGTCTTCAATATT of Alphaproteobacteria bacterium 33-17 contains these proteins:
- a CDS encoding iron donor protein CyaY; amino-acid sequence: MNTAEFDKIASKLIAEISDKCDEYELDSDCNNGVLYIETDSGTYVINKHAPTMQIWLSSPVSGAKHFVLSDSAWICTKTNVKLLEIIEKELF